In Mytilus galloprovincialis chromosome 1, xbMytGall1.hap1.1, whole genome shotgun sequence, the following are encoded in one genomic region:
- the LOC143044390 gene encoding serine/threonine-protein kinase RIO1-like isoform X1 — protein sequence MFKDNMSTDTCIVEGQFDDADAESNTRSSLTKLTDTDIEIKDEDWDDYDDDDDDDSDLYDWYGETGDFTKKYNAAVLNSQQPNASRNKQVKTNATKNFQPVEKTMKKYVDKINVEKYSGPQLSNKAMSALVEKGRKMDNDRYRGKDKADRATAEQVMDKRTRLILFKFLSKGIISEINGCISTGKEANVYHATGADQDMAVKVYKTSILVFKDRDKYVSGEFRFRHGYCKHNPRKMVQTWAEKEMRNLIRIHQAGILCPEPILLKSHVLVMRFIGTDGWPAPLLKDSDISESKARELYLECIHMVRTLYHQCKLIHADLSEFNMLYHNGNIYVIDVSQSVEHDHVHALEFLRKDCTNITDFFRKKGVCTLTVKELFDFVTDITINEDNIDHYLEEAMTLTSTRSHDEVTDQQKIDEQVFKNSYIPRTLDEVIDYERDIIKAQRGDSNNLLYQTVTGLKTDLTGPQQTPKLLENTDDCNRLQEDIESNKDSASDSDTESSESENEGESSNKTKSYRPREESPDSKRERKKIIKEEQREKRKNKILKHVKKRKEKSGSKNTKKGKT from the exons atgtttaaagaT AATATGTcaacagatacatgtatagtAGAAGGGCAGTTTGATGATGCTGACGCTGAAAG caaCACAAGGTCATCTCTTACCAAATTAACAGATACAG ATATAGAAATTAAAGATGAAGATTGGGATGACTATgatgacgacgatgatgatgataGTGATTTATATGACTGGTATGGAGAAACAGGAGATTTCACTAAGAAATACAATGCAGCAGTATTAAATAGTCAGCAG CCAAATGCATCCAGAAACAAGCAGGTTAAGACAAATGCTACAAAGAACTTCCAGCCAGTAGAAAAGACAATGAAAAAATATGTGGATAAGATAAATGTTG AGAAATATTCAGGACCACAACTGTCAAACAAAGCCATGTCAGCATTAGTAGAAAAGGGAAGGAAAATGGACAATGATAG atacagggGAAAAGACAAAGCTGACCGAGCTACTGCAGAGCAGGTTATGGACAAGAGAACACGGTTAATTCTCTTCAAATTTCTAAGTAAAGGTATTATATCAGAAATAAATGGTTGTATCAGTACAGGGAAAGAGGCCAATGTTTACCATGCTACAGGGGCAGATCAGGATATGGCTGTTAAG GTATATAAAACATCAATATTGGTATTCAAAGACAGAGACAAATATGTATCTGGGGAATTTAG GTTTAGACACGGCTACTGTAAACACAATCCCAGGAAGATGGTACAAACTTGGGCTGAGAAAGAAATGAGAAATCTGATCAG AATACATCAAGCTGGTATTTTATGTCCAGAACCAATCCTACTAAAAAGCCATGTTTTAGTTATGAGATTTATAGGTACAGATGGCTG GCCAGCACCTCTATTAAAAGACAGTGACATCTCAGAATCTAAGGCTAGAGAGTTATATTTAGAGTGTATACATATGGTTAGAACTCTATATCACCAATGTAAACTTATCCATGCTGATCTTAGTGAATTCAATATGTT ATATCATAATGGTAATATTTATGTGATTGATGTTTCTCAGTCAGTAGAACATGATCATGTCCATGCTTTAGAGTTCCTCAGGAAGGATTGTACTAATATTACAG atttttttagaaAGAAGGGTGTATGTACATTGACTGTAAAAgaattatttgattttgtaaCGGATATTACAATTAATGAAGATAACATTGACCATTATTTGGAAGaagctatgaccttgacctctacTAGATCTCATGATGAAGTCACAGATCAACAAAAAATAGATGAACAG GTTTTCAAGAATTCTTACATTCCTCGCACATTGGATGAGGTCATTGATTATGAAAGAGACATTATAAAGGCGCAGAGAGGAGACTCTAATAAT CTGTTGTATCAAACTGTAACAGGATTAAAGACAGATTTGACTGGGCCACAACAg acaCCAAAATTGTTAGAAAATACAGATGACTGTAACAGGTTACAAGAAGACATAGAAAGTAACAAGGACAGTGCTTCTGATAGTGATACAGAGTCATCAGAGAGTGAGAATGAGGGTGAATCTAGTAATAAAACTAAATCTTACAGACCTCGAGAGGAATCACCTGATAGTAAAAGG gaAAGGAAAAAGATAATCAAAGAAGAACAAagagaaaaaaggaaaaacaaaatacttaaacatgtgaagaaaagaaaagaaaaaagtggcagcaaaaatacaaaaaaaggaaaaacttGA
- the LOC143044390 gene encoding serine/threonine-protein kinase RIO1-like isoform X2, with the protein MFKDNMSTDTCIVEGQFDDADAESNTRSSLTKLTDTEIKDEDWDDYDDDDDDDSDLYDWYGETGDFTKKYNAAVLNSQQPNASRNKQVKTNATKNFQPVEKTMKKYVDKINVEKYSGPQLSNKAMSALVEKGRKMDNDRYRGKDKADRATAEQVMDKRTRLILFKFLSKGIISEINGCISTGKEANVYHATGADQDMAVKVYKTSILVFKDRDKYVSGEFRFRHGYCKHNPRKMVQTWAEKEMRNLIRIHQAGILCPEPILLKSHVLVMRFIGTDGWPAPLLKDSDISESKARELYLECIHMVRTLYHQCKLIHADLSEFNMLYHNGNIYVIDVSQSVEHDHVHALEFLRKDCTNITDFFRKKGVCTLTVKELFDFVTDITINEDNIDHYLEEAMTLTSTRSHDEVTDQQKIDEQVFKNSYIPRTLDEVIDYERDIIKAQRGDSNNLLYQTVTGLKTDLTGPQQTPKLLENTDDCNRLQEDIESNKDSASDSDTESSESENEGESSNKTKSYRPREESPDSKRERKKIIKEEQREKRKNKILKHVKKRKEKSGSKNTKKGKT; encoded by the exons atgtttaaagaT AATATGTcaacagatacatgtatagtAGAAGGGCAGTTTGATGATGCTGACGCTGAAAG caaCACAAGGTCATCTCTTACCAAATTAACAGATACAG AAATTAAAGATGAAGATTGGGATGACTATgatgacgacgatgatgatgataGTGATTTATATGACTGGTATGGAGAAACAGGAGATTTCACTAAGAAATACAATGCAGCAGTATTAAATAGTCAGCAG CCAAATGCATCCAGAAACAAGCAGGTTAAGACAAATGCTACAAAGAACTTCCAGCCAGTAGAAAAGACAATGAAAAAATATGTGGATAAGATAAATGTTG AGAAATATTCAGGACCACAACTGTCAAACAAAGCCATGTCAGCATTAGTAGAAAAGGGAAGGAAAATGGACAATGATAG atacagggGAAAAGACAAAGCTGACCGAGCTACTGCAGAGCAGGTTATGGACAAGAGAACACGGTTAATTCTCTTCAAATTTCTAAGTAAAGGTATTATATCAGAAATAAATGGTTGTATCAGTACAGGGAAAGAGGCCAATGTTTACCATGCTACAGGGGCAGATCAGGATATGGCTGTTAAG GTATATAAAACATCAATATTGGTATTCAAAGACAGAGACAAATATGTATCTGGGGAATTTAG GTTTAGACACGGCTACTGTAAACACAATCCCAGGAAGATGGTACAAACTTGGGCTGAGAAAGAAATGAGAAATCTGATCAG AATACATCAAGCTGGTATTTTATGTCCAGAACCAATCCTACTAAAAAGCCATGTTTTAGTTATGAGATTTATAGGTACAGATGGCTG GCCAGCACCTCTATTAAAAGACAGTGACATCTCAGAATCTAAGGCTAGAGAGTTATATTTAGAGTGTATACATATGGTTAGAACTCTATATCACCAATGTAAACTTATCCATGCTGATCTTAGTGAATTCAATATGTT ATATCATAATGGTAATATTTATGTGATTGATGTTTCTCAGTCAGTAGAACATGATCATGTCCATGCTTTAGAGTTCCTCAGGAAGGATTGTACTAATATTACAG atttttttagaaAGAAGGGTGTATGTACATTGACTGTAAAAgaattatttgattttgtaaCGGATATTACAATTAATGAAGATAACATTGACCATTATTTGGAAGaagctatgaccttgacctctacTAGATCTCATGATGAAGTCACAGATCAACAAAAAATAGATGAACAG GTTTTCAAGAATTCTTACATTCCTCGCACATTGGATGAGGTCATTGATTATGAAAGAGACATTATAAAGGCGCAGAGAGGAGACTCTAATAAT CTGTTGTATCAAACTGTAACAGGATTAAAGACAGATTTGACTGGGCCACAACAg acaCCAAAATTGTTAGAAAATACAGATGACTGTAACAGGTTACAAGAAGACATAGAAAGTAACAAGGACAGTGCTTCTGATAGTGATACAGAGTCATCAGAGAGTGAGAATGAGGGTGAATCTAGTAATAAAACTAAATCTTACAGACCTCGAGAGGAATCACCTGATAGTAAAAGG gaAAGGAAAAAGATAATCAAAGAAGAACAAagagaaaaaaggaaaaacaaaatacttaaacatgtgaagaaaagaaaagaaaaaagtggcagcaaaaatacaaaaaaaggaaaaacttGA
- the LOC143044390 gene encoding serine/threonine-protein kinase RIO1-like isoform X3 has translation MSTDTCIVEGQFDDADAESNTRSSLTKLTDTDIEIKDEDWDDYDDDDDDDSDLYDWYGETGDFTKKYNAAVLNSQQPNASRNKQVKTNATKNFQPVEKTMKKYVDKINVEKYSGPQLSNKAMSALVEKGRKMDNDRYRGKDKADRATAEQVMDKRTRLILFKFLSKGIISEINGCISTGKEANVYHATGADQDMAVKVYKTSILVFKDRDKYVSGEFRFRHGYCKHNPRKMVQTWAEKEMRNLIRIHQAGILCPEPILLKSHVLVMRFIGTDGWPAPLLKDSDISESKARELYLECIHMVRTLYHQCKLIHADLSEFNMLYHNGNIYVIDVSQSVEHDHVHALEFLRKDCTNITDFFRKKGVCTLTVKELFDFVTDITINEDNIDHYLEEAMTLTSTRSHDEVTDQQKIDEQVFKNSYIPRTLDEVIDYERDIIKAQRGDSNNLLYQTVTGLKTDLTGPQQTPKLLENTDDCNRLQEDIESNKDSASDSDTESSESENEGESSNKTKSYRPREESPDSKRERKKIIKEEQREKRKNKILKHVKKRKEKSGSKNTKKGKT, from the exons ATGTcaacagatacatgtatagtAGAAGGGCAGTTTGATGATGCTGACGCTGAAAG caaCACAAGGTCATCTCTTACCAAATTAACAGATACAG ATATAGAAATTAAAGATGAAGATTGGGATGACTATgatgacgacgatgatgatgataGTGATTTATATGACTGGTATGGAGAAACAGGAGATTTCACTAAGAAATACAATGCAGCAGTATTAAATAGTCAGCAG CCAAATGCATCCAGAAACAAGCAGGTTAAGACAAATGCTACAAAGAACTTCCAGCCAGTAGAAAAGACAATGAAAAAATATGTGGATAAGATAAATGTTG AGAAATATTCAGGACCACAACTGTCAAACAAAGCCATGTCAGCATTAGTAGAAAAGGGAAGGAAAATGGACAATGATAG atacagggGAAAAGACAAAGCTGACCGAGCTACTGCAGAGCAGGTTATGGACAAGAGAACACGGTTAATTCTCTTCAAATTTCTAAGTAAAGGTATTATATCAGAAATAAATGGTTGTATCAGTACAGGGAAAGAGGCCAATGTTTACCATGCTACAGGGGCAGATCAGGATATGGCTGTTAAG GTATATAAAACATCAATATTGGTATTCAAAGACAGAGACAAATATGTATCTGGGGAATTTAG GTTTAGACACGGCTACTGTAAACACAATCCCAGGAAGATGGTACAAACTTGGGCTGAGAAAGAAATGAGAAATCTGATCAG AATACATCAAGCTGGTATTTTATGTCCAGAACCAATCCTACTAAAAAGCCATGTTTTAGTTATGAGATTTATAGGTACAGATGGCTG GCCAGCACCTCTATTAAAAGACAGTGACATCTCAGAATCTAAGGCTAGAGAGTTATATTTAGAGTGTATACATATGGTTAGAACTCTATATCACCAATGTAAACTTATCCATGCTGATCTTAGTGAATTCAATATGTT ATATCATAATGGTAATATTTATGTGATTGATGTTTCTCAGTCAGTAGAACATGATCATGTCCATGCTTTAGAGTTCCTCAGGAAGGATTGTACTAATATTACAG atttttttagaaAGAAGGGTGTATGTACATTGACTGTAAAAgaattatttgattttgtaaCGGATATTACAATTAATGAAGATAACATTGACCATTATTTGGAAGaagctatgaccttgacctctacTAGATCTCATGATGAAGTCACAGATCAACAAAAAATAGATGAACAG GTTTTCAAGAATTCTTACATTCCTCGCACATTGGATGAGGTCATTGATTATGAAAGAGACATTATAAAGGCGCAGAGAGGAGACTCTAATAAT CTGTTGTATCAAACTGTAACAGGATTAAAGACAGATTTGACTGGGCCACAACAg acaCCAAAATTGTTAGAAAATACAGATGACTGTAACAGGTTACAAGAAGACATAGAAAGTAACAAGGACAGTGCTTCTGATAGTGATACAGAGTCATCAGAGAGTGAGAATGAGGGTGAATCTAGTAATAAAACTAAATCTTACAGACCTCGAGAGGAATCACCTGATAGTAAAAGG gaAAGGAAAAAGATAATCAAAGAAGAACAAagagaaaaaaggaaaaacaaaatacttaaacatgtgaagaaaagaaaagaaaaaagtggcagcaaaaatacaaaaaaaggaaaaacttGA
- the LOC143044390 gene encoding serine/threonine-protein kinase RIO1-like isoform X4, with amino-acid sequence MSTDTCIVEGQFDDADAESNTRSSLTKLTDTEIKDEDWDDYDDDDDDDSDLYDWYGETGDFTKKYNAAVLNSQQPNASRNKQVKTNATKNFQPVEKTMKKYVDKINVEKYSGPQLSNKAMSALVEKGRKMDNDRYRGKDKADRATAEQVMDKRTRLILFKFLSKGIISEINGCISTGKEANVYHATGADQDMAVKVYKTSILVFKDRDKYVSGEFRFRHGYCKHNPRKMVQTWAEKEMRNLIRIHQAGILCPEPILLKSHVLVMRFIGTDGWPAPLLKDSDISESKARELYLECIHMVRTLYHQCKLIHADLSEFNMLYHNGNIYVIDVSQSVEHDHVHALEFLRKDCTNITDFFRKKGVCTLTVKELFDFVTDITINEDNIDHYLEEAMTLTSTRSHDEVTDQQKIDEQVFKNSYIPRTLDEVIDYERDIIKAQRGDSNNLLYQTVTGLKTDLTGPQQTPKLLENTDDCNRLQEDIESNKDSASDSDTESSESENEGESSNKTKSYRPREESPDSKRERKKIIKEEQREKRKNKILKHVKKRKEKSGSKNTKKGKT; translated from the exons ATGTcaacagatacatgtatagtAGAAGGGCAGTTTGATGATGCTGACGCTGAAAG caaCACAAGGTCATCTCTTACCAAATTAACAGATACAG AAATTAAAGATGAAGATTGGGATGACTATgatgacgacgatgatgatgataGTGATTTATATGACTGGTATGGAGAAACAGGAGATTTCACTAAGAAATACAATGCAGCAGTATTAAATAGTCAGCAG CCAAATGCATCCAGAAACAAGCAGGTTAAGACAAATGCTACAAAGAACTTCCAGCCAGTAGAAAAGACAATGAAAAAATATGTGGATAAGATAAATGTTG AGAAATATTCAGGACCACAACTGTCAAACAAAGCCATGTCAGCATTAGTAGAAAAGGGAAGGAAAATGGACAATGATAG atacagggGAAAAGACAAAGCTGACCGAGCTACTGCAGAGCAGGTTATGGACAAGAGAACACGGTTAATTCTCTTCAAATTTCTAAGTAAAGGTATTATATCAGAAATAAATGGTTGTATCAGTACAGGGAAAGAGGCCAATGTTTACCATGCTACAGGGGCAGATCAGGATATGGCTGTTAAG GTATATAAAACATCAATATTGGTATTCAAAGACAGAGACAAATATGTATCTGGGGAATTTAG GTTTAGACACGGCTACTGTAAACACAATCCCAGGAAGATGGTACAAACTTGGGCTGAGAAAGAAATGAGAAATCTGATCAG AATACATCAAGCTGGTATTTTATGTCCAGAACCAATCCTACTAAAAAGCCATGTTTTAGTTATGAGATTTATAGGTACAGATGGCTG GCCAGCACCTCTATTAAAAGACAGTGACATCTCAGAATCTAAGGCTAGAGAGTTATATTTAGAGTGTATACATATGGTTAGAACTCTATATCACCAATGTAAACTTATCCATGCTGATCTTAGTGAATTCAATATGTT ATATCATAATGGTAATATTTATGTGATTGATGTTTCTCAGTCAGTAGAACATGATCATGTCCATGCTTTAGAGTTCCTCAGGAAGGATTGTACTAATATTACAG atttttttagaaAGAAGGGTGTATGTACATTGACTGTAAAAgaattatttgattttgtaaCGGATATTACAATTAATGAAGATAACATTGACCATTATTTGGAAGaagctatgaccttgacctctacTAGATCTCATGATGAAGTCACAGATCAACAAAAAATAGATGAACAG GTTTTCAAGAATTCTTACATTCCTCGCACATTGGATGAGGTCATTGATTATGAAAGAGACATTATAAAGGCGCAGAGAGGAGACTCTAATAAT CTGTTGTATCAAACTGTAACAGGATTAAAGACAGATTTGACTGGGCCACAACAg acaCCAAAATTGTTAGAAAATACAGATGACTGTAACAGGTTACAAGAAGACATAGAAAGTAACAAGGACAGTGCTTCTGATAGTGATACAGAGTCATCAGAGAGTGAGAATGAGGGTGAATCTAGTAATAAAACTAAATCTTACAGACCTCGAGAGGAATCACCTGATAGTAAAAGG gaAAGGAAAAAGATAATCAAAGAAGAACAAagagaaaaaaggaaaaacaaaatacttaaacatgtgaagaaaagaaaagaaaaaagtggcagcaaaaatacaaaaaaaggaaaaacttGA
- the LOC143044390 gene encoding serine/threonine-protein kinase RIO1-like isoform X5, which translates to MMLTLKDIEIKDEDWDDYDDDDDDDSDLYDWYGETGDFTKKYNAAVLNSQQPNASRNKQVKTNATKNFQPVEKTMKKYVDKINVEKYSGPQLSNKAMSALVEKGRKMDNDRYRGKDKADRATAEQVMDKRTRLILFKFLSKGIISEINGCISTGKEANVYHATGADQDMAVKVYKTSILVFKDRDKYVSGEFRFRHGYCKHNPRKMVQTWAEKEMRNLIRIHQAGILCPEPILLKSHVLVMRFIGTDGWPAPLLKDSDISESKARELYLECIHMVRTLYHQCKLIHADLSEFNMLYHNGNIYVIDVSQSVEHDHVHALEFLRKDCTNITDFFRKKGVCTLTVKELFDFVTDITINEDNIDHYLEEAMTLTSTRSHDEVTDQQKIDEQVFKNSYIPRTLDEVIDYERDIIKAQRGDSNNLLYQTVTGLKTDLTGPQQTPKLLENTDDCNRLQEDIESNKDSASDSDTESSESENEGESSNKTKSYRPREESPDSKRERKKIIKEEQREKRKNKILKHVKKRKEKSGSKNTKKGKT; encoded by the exons ATGATGCTGACGCTGAAAG ATATAGAAATTAAAGATGAAGATTGGGATGACTATgatgacgacgatgatgatgataGTGATTTATATGACTGGTATGGAGAAACAGGAGATTTCACTAAGAAATACAATGCAGCAGTATTAAATAGTCAGCAG CCAAATGCATCCAGAAACAAGCAGGTTAAGACAAATGCTACAAAGAACTTCCAGCCAGTAGAAAAGACAATGAAAAAATATGTGGATAAGATAAATGTTG AGAAATATTCAGGACCACAACTGTCAAACAAAGCCATGTCAGCATTAGTAGAAAAGGGAAGGAAAATGGACAATGATAG atacagggGAAAAGACAAAGCTGACCGAGCTACTGCAGAGCAGGTTATGGACAAGAGAACACGGTTAATTCTCTTCAAATTTCTAAGTAAAGGTATTATATCAGAAATAAATGGTTGTATCAGTACAGGGAAAGAGGCCAATGTTTACCATGCTACAGGGGCAGATCAGGATATGGCTGTTAAG GTATATAAAACATCAATATTGGTATTCAAAGACAGAGACAAATATGTATCTGGGGAATTTAG GTTTAGACACGGCTACTGTAAACACAATCCCAGGAAGATGGTACAAACTTGGGCTGAGAAAGAAATGAGAAATCTGATCAG AATACATCAAGCTGGTATTTTATGTCCAGAACCAATCCTACTAAAAAGCCATGTTTTAGTTATGAGATTTATAGGTACAGATGGCTG GCCAGCACCTCTATTAAAAGACAGTGACATCTCAGAATCTAAGGCTAGAGAGTTATATTTAGAGTGTATACATATGGTTAGAACTCTATATCACCAATGTAAACTTATCCATGCTGATCTTAGTGAATTCAATATGTT ATATCATAATGGTAATATTTATGTGATTGATGTTTCTCAGTCAGTAGAACATGATCATGTCCATGCTTTAGAGTTCCTCAGGAAGGATTGTACTAATATTACAG atttttttagaaAGAAGGGTGTATGTACATTGACTGTAAAAgaattatttgattttgtaaCGGATATTACAATTAATGAAGATAACATTGACCATTATTTGGAAGaagctatgaccttgacctctacTAGATCTCATGATGAAGTCACAGATCAACAAAAAATAGATGAACAG GTTTTCAAGAATTCTTACATTCCTCGCACATTGGATGAGGTCATTGATTATGAAAGAGACATTATAAAGGCGCAGAGAGGAGACTCTAATAAT CTGTTGTATCAAACTGTAACAGGATTAAAGACAGATTTGACTGGGCCACAACAg acaCCAAAATTGTTAGAAAATACAGATGACTGTAACAGGTTACAAGAAGACATAGAAAGTAACAAGGACAGTGCTTCTGATAGTGATACAGAGTCATCAGAGAGTGAGAATGAGGGTGAATCTAGTAATAAAACTAAATCTTACAGACCTCGAGAGGAATCACCTGATAGTAAAAGG gaAAGGAAAAAGATAATCAAAGAAGAACAAagagaaaaaaggaaaaacaaaatacttaaacatgtgaagaaaagaaaagaaaaaagtggcagcaaaaatacaaaaaaaggaaaaacttGA